CGCCCGCAAATCTGTGCATTATAGTGAGCATACCGACACCGGGGAGCGATAATCGTCAATGACACGAGATGAGGCATTGTCACTTCTTAAAGAGCACGTGAACGAACTAAACATGATCCGCCACTGCCTGGCATCGGAGGCGGTGCTGCGCGCACTCGCGCTGGAGCTTGGCGAAGACGCCGACCTGTGGGGGATGGCGGGGCTGCTCCACGATATCGACGTCGAGATCACTAACGCCGATCTCGCGGTCCACACGAAGGAGGCGGCCCGAATCCTTTCCGGGCACGGGCTCCCGGACGAGCTCGTGGACGCGGTGAGGCTTCATAACGAGGAGGCGCACGGGGGCGAAAAGCGAGCCACCCGTTTCCAGCACGCCCTGGCCGCCGGGGAGACGGTAACGGGGCTCATTACCGCGACCGCGCTCGTGTACCCGGATAAAAAGCTCGCGAGCGTACAGGCGAAATCGGTGGTAAAGCGCATGAAGGAGAAAGCGTTCGCGCGTTCGGTGAATCGCGACATCATCATGGAATGCGAAAAAATAGGCGTGGATCTTCCCCGTTTCGTGGAGATATCGCTCAAGGCCATGCAGGGCATCTCGGCGGAGCTTGGACTGTAATTCCGGAGGAAAGAAATGAAAAAAATCATTATGCTTGTAACGGTTCTTGCGGTGGCGGCGGCGCTCGCGTCGTGCGGAGGGGGAAGCGGTATGAAGGAGCGCGGTTCAGCCCTGGTGAAGAAGTACTTCAAGGACGACGACACCTTTATCATCGTGGCGAAGGGTTTTCCCCGCGAAAATATCGACAACCAGGTCCAGGCGCTTGAAACCGCGAAAGAGGCGGCCCTGCTGAACGCGCAGATCATCGCGAAAGAGGCCTTTGACGACAGCGTGGACGTGGTGAAAAAGGGGAGCGTTGATTCCTACGAGGTGTTCGACGATTACGCGACGGTCACCTACATCGTTTCCATGAACGGGCTTAATAAGCGGCAGAGGGTAATCATTCCGGGCGTCACGGACTGACCAGGGAACAGTTCCTTAAACAAAAAGAAAGCGCCGGTTGCCCGGCGCTTCTCGTTATCATGTTAATGATTCTCTGATAAAAATTAACCGACCCCTACGGGTTCTTCGTAGCGGTCATGGTAATCTTGTTCGGATACTGCGCCTTGATCTCGATCTGGAATCCCATCTTGGGCGCCTTCGCCATGAGCTCCTCGGCCAGGTCATGCGTCTTGCCGGCGAACTCGACGTCGATCTTGGTCGCATACCCTTCCTGTCCCCTCGGGTAAACCTTCTTCACGCCGCGAACCCTGCTCTGGACCTCGTTGCGGAATTTTGTCTGCTGCGCGAAATCAAGCCCGACTATGTTCATGCTGATCATGCGTCCGGTCGCGGCCTTGAGGAAGGTCTTGGTGATCTGGTTCATGAACGGGCCGGATTCGAACTTGCCGGTCTGGTCGTTCATCTTGCCCAGCACCTTTTTCAGGCAGTTCTGGATGGCCGTCTTGGACGCGGTCTCCCCTTCGATATGCACCCCCGGGGCGTTGGCGCTGGTCGTGCCGATGATATTCCCGGTATAAACGTCGATAGCCTTGATGTTGATGATCGCGGATTTCGATTTCATGTTCGCGGACATTCCGGCGAGCGCCGCGGTCTGATCCTTGGTCTTCGCTTCCCCGACGATGATGACCTCGGCGCCGGCATCGTCCAGCAGGAGGCTCTGGACGTCGCCCTTGACCTGGCCGGCCATGGCCATCTGCATGCGGGCGTTATCGCGGTACATGAGCTGTTTGGTCATGGCGGGGTCGACGAATTCGAAGCCGGCGTTGCCCATGAGCTCCATCATCGTAAGCTCGGTCACGGTGAACCCGGGCTGGTTGGCGACCCCCTCGAAGGTTTCGTTCATGAGCACCATGAACTTGGGACGTCCATAGTTCTTCAGGGTGGACTCGATCGTGTCATTCACCGCCTGGGGATATACTTCGCCGTAGATGGTCGCTACGAACGCACCTGACTCGGCGCCTTCCTTGAGGACCTTCCAGTTTTTAACCATGCCCGAGGACTTGGTCTCCACCAGGGAGGAAACAAGGGCGAAATCCTCGACGATGGAGGAGCCCTGGACGAACGTTCCCAGCTTGCTGCTGACCAGTTTATTCATAGCGTCATCGATCGCCCGGTCGCGCGCGAGGGCCGTATCGTTGTCAAATATCTGTCCATATCCGGTCGCTTCTCCGCAGAGTTCACAGCCGCCTTTGCCGCCGCCCTTCACGTTTTTGCCGCCGCTTCCGCCGCCGCAGGAGACGAATGCCGCCATGAACATAAGCGCGACGATTAATACCAGTGCTTTGCGTTTCATCGAAAAACTCCTTTAAAAAGGTTTTTGTTCCTATGATGCATCATTATTCAAAAAATGAAATAGGGAATACACCGCCCCCCTCCGGTTATGTACCCGGCACGTCACCGTATAATAAAACAGCGTTTCCTGAATTAGTCAATAGAATTTTGGAAAAAGGCCCATGTGCCCCGATACAACGGTAAATCAAGGGCGCTGCCGCCGCCGGTCATTGGTGTTCTTTTTCGAAGAGGTTTTTTTATTGCCACGGGCCGATGCCTGCGTTATATCCTTGTCAAGCAGGCTCGTTTGGTGCTGCAAAAAGGCCCGCCGGGCCAAAGGGGCGCTATTCCTATGGAAAAGGACTTCCTTCAATCGCTTAAAATTGAGATCAGCAAGAATTTCAAGCTGGTGCCCTACGAGCGCATGGCTTTTCACAAGATACTGGGCATTATAAAGTCGGAAAACGGCGCCCGCATACTCATGAAGGAGCTGTCCCTCGATCCGGACGTGCGCCGCAGCGCCGTCGCCATGCTTAAATCATTCGACCAGGCTCCCGTTACGGAGGCGCTCATCGCGCTGTTAAAGGAAAGGGATACGGGCCTGACCGAAAAGCTCGATATCCTCGATCACCTGTTGAGGGTGGGAAGCCCCGCGGACGCGCGCGCGCT
The sequence above is a segment of the Spirochaetota bacterium genome. Coding sequences within it:
- a CDS encoding HDIG domain-containing protein, producing the protein MTRDEALSLLKEHVNELNMIRHCLASEAVLRALALELGEDADLWGMAGLLHDIDVEITNADLAVHTKEAARILSGHGLPDELVDAVRLHNEEAHGGEKRATRFQHALAAGETVTGLITATALVYPDKKLASVQAKSVVKRMKEKAFARSVNRDIIMECEKIGVDLPRFVEISLKAMQGISAELGL